The region AAAGGTGTCTATCCAGTCAAAACGCTGCCCGTTGGCCTCTTCCACCACCCACACCACCGAATTTTCCCACGGCACCGCGGCGGCGTCGCGCGAAGACTTGATTTGAGGAAACTTATCCCACAATGTTGCCATACAACCTCCGTAAATGACGGCGGCCTGTACCCCGAATTCTGTCTGCCCGGGTTTTAACCGGGGAGAGGGCCATTAGTCTAGGCGACCTACTTTGCGCTGCCCGCCTTGCGGCGGGCGGGCGGGCGACCCATGCGCTGCTTTGGTCTTGCTCCGGACGGGGCTTGCAATGCCGCGGGCGTCGCCGCCCGCGCGGTGCGCTCTTGCCGCACCTTTTCACCCTTGCCGCCTTGCGGCGGCGGTATGTTTTCTGTTGCGCTGTCCGTCCCGCGGGGTTATGGCCCCGAAGGCCTCGCCTTTCGGCGAGCGTCCTGCCCTTGGAGTTCGGAAGTTCCTCCCCGCATTTCTGCGGAGCGGCCCTCCGGCCGCCGAAATCAGAATAAATCTCCCTGTGTGAAAGCCGGCGGCAGCGTCATCGGCGCGGCTTTGGTTTTTATGGCGGCGTCCAGCGTTTTGTTGACCAGCGCGTCCGCCGCCTTGTTCTGCTCGCGCGGGACATGCGCCAGACGCACCGCCGCGAAATTGCGGCGCAGCGCCATAATCTCGGACATCATGCGGAAAAGCCCGGCATCCTTGATTTTATAAACGCCGTTGAACTGGTTCACCAGCAAAAGAGAATCGGAACGCACTTCAATCTCGTCCGCGCCGGCTTCCAGCGCGGCCTCAAGCGCGATTTTAAGCGCGAAATATTCCGCGCGGTTGTTGGTGGCCTTTCCTATGTATACCCCGGCCTGGCCGACGGACACGCCGTCCTCCGAAACCAGCACGAAGGCCGAGGCCGCCGGCCCCGGATTGCCGCGCGAGCCACCGTCTATGTTAGCAAGCAGTTTCATTGGCGGGGGCGGCTTCGCCCAGTGTTTCCGCTGTATAAAGTATTCGCTGGCAGTTGTCGCACACAACCACCGCGCCGCGTTTTTTGAGATCCACCGCCGTATGCGGCAGAATCCGCATATTGCAGCCGGAGCATACCGCGCCGGAAGGCGAGGCTTTCGCCTCGCACACCGCCACGCCGCCGCGCATGGAGCGCAAGTGCGCGTATTTGGCCACAAGGGAAGCGCCCTCAAGCGGCCCCAGCACCTCTTTTCTGGCGGAGGAAAGCGCGGACATCCGGACATCCATTTCGGCCCCGGCGCGCTCCGCTTCGGCGACAAGGGCGGCGGTTTTGGCCTCCTCGGCGGAAAAGGCGGCGGCCAGCTTTTTCTCCTCGGCGGAGGAGGCGGACACGGCATCCATATTGGCGAGAATCTCGCTTTCCGCGTCGCCGGCCTGGGATTTGAGCCTTTCTATCTCGCTTTGCAGGGCACGGAACGCCTCGTTGGTCTTGACCTGGTTAAGCTCGTTCTGATGCTTTTTGATTTCGGCCTCTTTCTCGGAAAGGCTGCGCTCCAGCTCCTTGCCGCGCAGCAGGAGTTTTTTGTGATTCTCGCGGTGCGCGTCCAGCGCGGCGCGCTTGGCGGAGCATTGCTTCTTAA is a window of Elusimicrobiales bacterium DNA encoding:
- a CDS encoding ribonuclease HI family protein, encoding MKLLANIDGGSRGNPGPAASAFVLVSEDGVSVGQAGVYIGKATNNRAEYFALKIALEAALEAGADEIEVRSDSLLLVNQFNGVYKIKDAGLFRMMSEIMALRRNFAAVRLAHVPREQNKAADALVNKTLDAAIKTKAAPMTLPPAFTQGDLF
- a CDS encoding C4-type zinc ribbon domain-containing protein, encoding MTDATQTLKILVELQRRDTQLDALSEKRAAVAPQTDGLKKQCSAKRAALDAHRENHKKLLLRGKELERSLSEKEAEIKKHQNELNQVKTNEAFRALQSEIERLKSQAGDAESEILANMDAVSASSAEEKKLAAAFSAEEAKTAALVAEAERAGAEMDVRMSALSSARKEVLGPLEGASLVAKYAHLRSMRGGVAVCEAKASPSGAVCSGCNMRILPHTAVDLKKRGAVVVCDNCQRILYTAETLGEAAPANETAC